Proteins encoded together in one Arvicanthis niloticus isolate mArvNil1 chromosome 7, mArvNil1.pat.X, whole genome shotgun sequence window:
- the LOC117712888 gene encoding albumin: MKWVTFLLLLCISSSAFSRGVFRREAHKSEIAHRYNDLGEQFFKGLVLIAFSQYLQKCPYEEHIKLVDEVTEFAKTCVADESAANCDKSLHTLFGDKLCGIPTLRESYGDLADCCAKEEPERNECFLQHKDDNPNLPPFVRPEAEAMCTKFQESPTSFLAHYLYEVARRHPYFYAPELLYYAEKYNEILTQCCAEADKAGCMDPKLDAVKEKALISSVRQRMKCSSLHKFGDRAFKAWAVARMSQAFPNADFAEITKLATDLTKITKECCHGDLLECADDRAELAKYMCLNHATISSKLQPCCDKSVLQKSQCLVEVENDDMPAGLPAIAVEFVEDKEVCKNYAEAKDVFLGTFLYEYARRHPDYSVSLLLRLAKKYEATLEKCCAEADPPACYGTVLGEFQPLVEEPKNLVKSNCELYEKLGEYGFQNAILIRYTQKAPQVSTPTLVEAARNLGRVGTKCCSLPEAQRLPCAEDYLSAILNRVCLLHEKTPVSGHVTKCCSGSPVERRPCFSALTVDETYVPKEFKAETFTFHSDICTLPEKEKQIKKQTALAELVKHKPKATEEQLKTVMDDFAQFLDTCCKAADKDTCFSTEGPNLVTRSKAALA; encoded by the exons ATGAAGTGGGtaacctttctcctcctcctctgtatttCCAGCTCTGCTTTTTCCAGGGGTGTGTTTCGCCGAGAAGCAC ACAAGAGTGAGATCGCCCATCGGTATAATGATTTGGGAGAACAATTTTTCAAAGGCCT aGTCCTGATTGCCTTTTCCCAGTATCTCCAGAAATGCCCATATGAAGAACATATCAAATTAGTGGATGAAGTCACAGAATTTGCAAAGACATGTGTTGCTGATGAGTCTGCTGCCAACTGTGACAAATCCCTT CACACTCTTTTTGGAGATAAGTTATGTGGAATTCCAACTCTTCGAGAAAGCTATGGTGACCTGGCTGACTGCTGTGCAAAAGAAGAGCCCGAAAGAAACGAATGTTTCCTGCAACACAAGGATGACAACCCCAACCTTCCACCATTTGTGAGGCCAGAGGCTGAGGCCATGTGCACCAAATTCCAGGAAAGCCCTACCAGCTTCTTGGCACA CTATTTGTATGAAGTTGCCAGAAGACATCCTTATTTCTATGCCCCGGAACTCCTCTACTATGCTGAGAAGTACAACGAGATTCTGACCCAGTGCTGTGCAGAGGCTGACAAAGCAGGCTGCATGGACCCTAAG CTTGATGCTGTGAAGGAAAAAGCTTTGATTTCATCTGTCCGTCAGAGAATGAAGTGCTCCAGTTTGCATAAATTTGGAGACAGAGCCTTCAAAGCATG ggCAGTAGCTCGTATGAGCCAGGCATTCCCCAATGCTGATTTTGCAGAAATCACCAAGTTGGCAACAGACCTTACCAAAATCACCAAGGAGTGCTGCCATGGCGACCTGCTGGAATGTGCAGATGACAGG GCGGAACTTGCCAAGTACATGTGTCTAAATCATGCAACTATCTCCAGCAAACTGCAGCCTTGTTGCGATAAATCAGTGTTGCAGAAATCCCAGTGTCTTGTTGAAGTGGAAAATGACGACATGCCTGCTGGTCTGCCTGCCATTGCTGTTGAGTTTGTTGAGGATAAGGAGGTGTGCAAGAACTATGCTGAGGCCAAGGATGTCTTCCTGGGCAC GTTTTTGTATGAATATGCAAGAAGGCACCCTGATTACTCTGTATCCCTGTTGCTGAGACTTGCAAAGAAATATGAAGCCACTCTGGAAAAGTGCTGTGCTGAAGCTGATCCTCCTGCATGCTATGGCACAGTG CTTGGTGAATTTCAGCCTCTTGTAGAGGAGCCTAAGAACTTGGTCAAATCTAACTGTGAGCTTTATGAGAAGCTTGGAGAGTATGGATTCCAAAACGC CATTCTGATTCGGTACACCCAGAAAGCACCTCAGGTGTCAACCCCAACTCTCGTGGAGGCTGCAAGAAACCTAGGAAGAGTGGGCACCAAGTGTTGTTCACTTCCTGAAGCTCAGAGACTGCCTTGTGCGGAAGACTAT CTGTCTGCAATCCTGAACCGTGTGTGTCTGCTGCATGAGAAGACCCCAGTGAGTGGCCATGTCACCAAGTGCTGTAGTGGATCCCCAGTAGAAAGGCGACCATGCTTCTCTGCTCTGACGGTTGATGAAACATATGTCCCCAAAGAGTTTAAAGCTGAGACCTTCACCTTCCACTCTGACATCTGCACacttccagagaaggagaagcagattAAGAAACAAAC GGCTCTTGCTGAGCTGGTGAAGCACAAGCCCAAGGCTACAGAAGAGCAGCTGAAGACTGTGATGGATGATTTTGCACAATTCTTGGATACGTGTTGCAAGGCTGCAGACAAGGACACCTGCTTCTCTACTGAG GGTCCAAACCTTGTCACTAGAAGCAAAGCAGCCTTAGCCTAA